A stretch of the Magnetococcales bacterium genome encodes the following:
- a CDS encoding cobalt-precorrin-5B (C(1))-methyltransferase, translating to MRSSTGYQRGTRTGFTTGACAAAAARAAVTGLRQGVVPERVAVVLPNGQTVTFSVSEGFCGPTLAECVVIKDAGDDPDCTHGARLTARVQLVPDQARVIHLRGGEGVGIVTRPGLGTPVGEAAINPTPRTNIIQNVREAAGHLLETSGLEVVIAIPGGEQLARRTLNGRLGIEGGLSILGTSGIVYPYSTAAYKESVRQSVRAAAAMGLTTVVLTTGRRTERFARGILTDLSESAFIQMGDFVGAALESVAAVGMPRVVVAAMAGKLAKMGQGVDNTHAHKVSLDMARVATLAAAAGAGPDELAQIRTGITVRHAADVLTGRGLAAPFYQQLVAGVATVMRQRLTASIRVEVLAFDAEGALLAQWPVPAS from the coding sequence ATGAGAAGCAGCACAGGATATCAACGGGGTACACGAACCGGTTTCACGACCGGAGCCTGTGCGGCGGCGGCGGCTCGGGCTGCCGTGACGGGTTTGCGCCAGGGTGTTGTTCCGGAACGGGTGGCTGTGGTGCTGCCGAATGGTCAGACGGTCACTTTTTCGGTAAGCGAGGGGTTTTGTGGTCCGACATTGGCCGAGTGTGTGGTCATCAAGGATGCCGGGGATGATCCTGATTGCACACATGGGGCACGTTTGACCGCCCGGGTTCAACTTGTGCCAGACCAGGCCCGGGTCATTCATCTGCGTGGTGGGGAAGGGGTGGGTATCGTGACCCGCCCCGGATTGGGTACTCCGGTGGGCGAAGCGGCCATCAACCCGACTCCACGTACCAACATTATTCAGAATGTCCGGGAAGCTGCGGGCCATCTTCTGGAAACCTCCGGGTTGGAAGTGGTCATTGCCATTCCCGGGGGAGAACAACTGGCGCGCCGTACCCTCAATGGCCGGCTGGGAATCGAGGGGGGACTCTCCATATTGGGAACCTCCGGCATTGTCTATCCCTATTCCACAGCCGCCTACAAGGAGTCTGTCCGACAATCCGTCCGGGCGGCGGCGGCCATGGGTCTGACCACAGTGGTCCTGACTACGGGCCGGCGCACAGAACGTTTTGCCCGTGGTATCCTGACCGATTTGTCGGAAAGCGCCTTTATCCAAATGGGAGATTTTGTTGGTGCCGCCCTGGAAAGTGTTGCTGCCGTGGGTATGCCCCGGGTGGTGGTGGCTGCCATGGCCGGCAAGTTGGCCAAGATGGGTCAGGGAGTTGACAATACGCATGCCCACAAGGTTTCCCTCGATATGGCGCGGGTGGCAACATTGGCAGCCGCCGCCGGGGCAGGACCGGATGAACTGGCGCAGATTCGTACCGGCATCACGGTCCGGCATGCCGCCGATGTGTTGACTGGACGTGGTTTGGCTGCCCCGTTTTATCAACAACTGGTCGCTGGTGTGGCCACTGTCATGCGCCAGCGTCTCACGGCTTCCATCCGGGTGGAGGTGTTGGCCTTCGATGCCGAAGGGGCGCTTCTGGCACAGTGGCCCGTTCCCGCTTCCTGA
- a CDS encoding CHASE domain-containing protein, with amino-acid sequence MYSIGRTVPWLVLGIGLYVTFVLQEIEKNNLHQVLRSNFDYQTREILSRIELRMSAYEQVLRGVKALFMVFAGVKRNEFQHYVATLELANKYPGIQGVGFSLLVPPSEKSRHIEAISREGFPDYTIRPEGERDPYTAIIYLEPFTSRNLRAFGFDMYSEAVRRAAMERSRDFDQPAISGKVKLVQEEGKQVQAGFLLYVPVYRTGLPHGNIAERRANIQGWAYSPFRMNDLMSGILGQQVANLDLEIFDGDTLSIDSLLYDADDVLSLNSIQTVSKFQEVTKIIMTGHPWTIKVRSLPAFEAQMEMKRSWMIIQVGVLVSILSSLFIWLLLNGRARAVGIAEQMTHDLRRSEATVRAILDTAVTPIITIRASGKIQSFNPSAEKLFGYASREVLEQNVNMLMPEPYRSEHDGYLARYLREGEPRIIGRGRELAGRRKDGSIFPMHLSVGEVTVTGESMFVGIVVDISERISAEAELLRHRDHLEELVSIATAEVKAIVQTAVNGIITIDESGIIHVFNPSAEMLFGWTREEILGKNVSLLMQEPFSSQHNDYIQRFYKTGEARIIGSGREITAKRKDGSTFPAHLAVGHARLSATKHYFVGFVADITQQKRNEADLRQAKEDAEAGARAKAAFMANMSHEIRTPMNAVIGFAEVLLQDAGLAPASRQHVKTILSSARALLGIINDILDISKLESGKFVLETVCFHLPNFMTDTLRTVEHRAAEKSLKISIDLDTALPNRLLGDPTRLRQVMLNLVGNAIKFTEKGQISITVQAGEKPDMLLFAVRDTGIGMTPEQMAKVFEPFSQADASTTRRFGGTGLGTTISKQIVAMMGGTIRVESELGKGSVFLFTVHLPPASGDEECLYEESDILAEGYLSPRLFRILLAEDIEANATLALLRLQKQGHHVTWVKNGLEAVAAYREQSCDLILMDVMMPELDGLEATRKIRALEKESGTHIPILALTASVMREENEQCLAAGMDGVEAKPIDFNRLFLTMEQTVPAGVGQPDTTQHTSHIVQPRIDFSSLAGVADHEKALKNWQDSTAYVKALASFAHERLHDADTMRQLMTNHPDDGEPARRMAHALKGVAGNLALDRIAGLAKQVDTDLREGRRQAVAARLEDLHHALTDAAAAIGRLSSMADESPPTGQPFAAETVQNLLGKLAVVLDDLNPDSVEPVLSRLAEYIARSDLAPIQKSVDAFDFDEAKHQTIVLAEKLGLHLE; translated from the coding sequence ATGTATTCAATCGGCAGAACGGTTCCGTGGCTGGTGCTGGGGATCGGGCTTTATGTCACTTTTGTATTGCAGGAAATCGAAAAAAATAATCTGCACCAGGTTTTGCGCAGCAATTTTGATTACCAGACCCGTGAAATTCTGAGTCGTATCGAATTGCGCATGTCAGCCTATGAACAGGTGTTGCGTGGTGTCAAAGCCCTCTTTATGGTCTTTGCCGGTGTCAAGAGGAATGAATTTCAACACTATGTGGCAACCCTGGAATTGGCCAATAAATATCCGGGTATTCAGGGCGTGGGATTTTCGTTGCTTGTTCCACCTTCCGAAAAAAGCCGGCACATTGAAGCCATAAGCAGGGAGGGGTTTCCCGATTATACCATTCGCCCGGAGGGGGAACGGGATCCATACACGGCCATTATCTACCTGGAACCCTTCACCAGCCGGAATTTGCGTGCCTTTGGATTTGACATGTACTCCGAAGCCGTGCGCCGCGCCGCCATGGAACGCTCCCGGGATTTCGACCAACCCGCCATCTCCGGCAAGGTCAAACTGGTACAGGAGGAAGGCAAGCAGGTCCAGGCAGGTTTTTTGTTGTATGTGCCGGTCTACCGGACCGGCCTTCCCCATGGAAACATCGCCGAGCGCCGGGCCAACATACAGGGCTGGGCCTACTCTCCCTTTCGCATGAATGACCTGATGTCGGGCATCCTGGGCCAACAGGTTGCCAATCTCGACCTGGAAATATTTGATGGAGATACGCTATCGATTGATTCATTGTTGTACGATGCGGATGACGTTCTGTCGCTCAATTCGATTCAAACAGTTTCGAAATTCCAGGAAGTAACCAAAATAATAATGACCGGTCATCCGTGGACCATCAAGGTGCGCTCCCTGCCTGCATTTGAAGCCCAGATGGAGATGAAACGGTCCTGGATGATCATCCAGGTTGGTGTCCTGGTCAGTATATTATCATCCCTGTTCATCTGGCTGCTCCTGAATGGTCGGGCAAGGGCGGTCGGCATTGCAGAACAAATGACCCATGATCTGCGTCGCAGTGAAGCCACGGTCCGGGCAATCCTCGACACGGCGGTCACTCCCATCATCACCATCCGTGCATCCGGAAAGATACAATCTTTCAATCCGTCCGCCGAAAAGCTGTTTGGTTATGCAAGCCGCGAGGTATTGGAACAAAACGTCAACATGCTGATGCCGGAGCCTTATCGTTCGGAGCATGACGGTTATTTGGCCCGCTATCTGCGGGAGGGTGAACCCCGAATCATCGGTAGAGGACGTGAGCTTGCAGGACGCAGAAAAGATGGATCGATCTTTCCCATGCACCTCTCTGTCGGGGAGGTAACCGTTACCGGCGAGTCCATGTTCGTCGGCATCGTCGTCGATATTTCGGAGCGCATATCCGCCGAAGCGGAGTTGCTGCGTCATCGCGATCATCTGGAAGAGCTGGTCTCCATTGCCACCGCCGAGGTCAAGGCCATTGTCCAGACTGCGGTCAATGGCATCATAACCATTGATGAAAGCGGCATCATCCATGTCTTCAACCCGTCAGCGGAAATGCTTTTTGGCTGGACCAGGGAAGAAATACTCGGAAAAAACGTCTCCCTGTTGATGCAGGAACCATTTTCTTCTCAACACAATGATTATATTCAAAGATTTTACAAAACAGGCGAGGCCAGGATTATCGGCTCGGGGCGTGAGATCACGGCCAAACGCAAGGACGGAAGCACCTTTCCCGCCCATCTGGCCGTGGGACATGCCCGCCTGTCGGCAACGAAACACTATTTTGTGGGTTTCGTTGCCGACATCACGCAACAAAAAAGAAACGAGGCTGACCTCAGACAGGCCAAGGAGGATGCCGAGGCTGGTGCCCGCGCCAAGGCGGCCTTCATGGCCAACATGAGCCATGAAATCCGTACCCCCATGAACGCCGTCATCGGCTTTGCCGAAGTGTTGCTTCAGGATGCCGGTCTTGCCCCGGCCAGTCGCCAACATGTCAAAACCATTCTCTCCTCTGCCAGGGCCTTGCTGGGCATCATCAACGATATTCTGGATATTTCCAAACTGGAAAGCGGAAAGTTCGTCCTGGAAACGGTTTGTTTCCATCTGCCCAACTTTATGACGGACACCCTGCGCACCGTGGAACATCGTGCAGCGGAAAAAAGCCTGAAAATTTCCATTGACCTTGATACCGCACTGCCCAACCGGCTCTTGGGTGATCCAACCCGCCTGCGCCAGGTGATGTTGAACCTGGTGGGCAATGCCATTAAATTTACCGAAAAGGGGCAGATATCGATCACCGTGCAAGCGGGAGAAAAACCGGACATGCTCCTCTTTGCCGTGCGGGATACCGGCATCGGCATGACGCCGGAACAGATGGCCAAGGTATTCGAACCTTTTTCCCAGGCGGATGCCAGTACGACCCGCCGTTTTGGTGGTACCGGCCTGGGCACGACCATTTCCAAACAAATCGTGGCCATGATGGGTGGAACAATCCGGGTGGAGAGTGAATTGGGCAAAGGGTCGGTTTTCCTTTTTACTGTCCATCTTCCACCCGCTTCCGGAGACGAGGAGTGCCTCTACGAAGAGAGTGATATCCTTGCAGAAGGGTATCTCTCCCCACGCCTGTTCCGGATTCTCTTGGCCGAGGATATCGAAGCCAATGCCACCTTGGCTCTGTTGCGCCTGCAAAAACAGGGTCATCATGTCACATGGGTCAAGAATGGCCTGGAGGCCGTTGCGGCGTATCGGGAACAATCCTGCGACCTGATCCTCATGGATGTCATGATGCCTGAACTGGATGGTTTGGAGGCAACCAGAAAAATTCGTGCCCTGGAAAAAGAGAGTGGCACGCATATACCCATTCTGGCACTCACCGCCAGTGTCATGCGCGAAGAGAATGAACAATGCCTGGCGGCGGGAATGGACGGCGTCGAGGCTAAGCCAATTGATTTCAATAGATTATTTTTGACCATGGAACAGACGGTTCCTGCCGGGGTCGGGCAGCCCGACACCACGCAACACACAAGCCATATCGTCCAGCCAAGGATTGATTTTTCCTCTCTGGCCGGGGTTGCCGATCATGAAAAAGCCCTCAAAAACTGGCAAGACTCAACCGCCTACGTCAAGGCACTGGCATCCTTTGCCCACGAACGCCTGCATGACGCTGACACCATGCGGCAGCTTATGACCAACCATCCCGACGATGGTGAACCGGCCCGCCGGATGGCTCATGCCCTGAAGGGGGTGGCGGGCAATCTGGCCCTTGACCGCATTGCCGGACTGGCCAAACAAGTGGATACCGACCTGAGAGAGGGTCGCAGACAGGCTGTTGCAGCCAGACTGGAGGATTTGCACCATGCCCTGACAGATGCTGCGGCAGCCATTGGCAGGTTGTCGTCCATGGCTGACGAGTCACCCCCGACAGGTCAACCCTTTGCTGCCGAAACAGTACAAAACCTGTTGGGTAAACTCGCTGTGGTTTTGGATGATCTCAATCCGGACAGTGTCGAGCCGGTTTTGTCCAGACTGGCAGAATATATTGCCAGGTCCGATCTCGCTCCCATTCAAAAAAGCGTGGATGCCTTCGATTTTGATGAAGCAAAACACCAGACAATCGTCCTGGCCGAAAAACTGGGCCTGCACCTGGAGTGA
- a CDS encoding hybrid sensor histidine kinase/response regulator, translating to MNGTKKVPDLPRSTILVVDDERFNLDLLRDILSPTCDIMVATSGEQAIRRAASSPPPDLVLLDIQMPGMDGYRVLELLKADRATADIPVLFVTSMSEASDETRGLALGAVDYITKPLVPSVVLARIQTQLRLRQSVEQERILNQKLAGLNEELSASNQQLLELNRGMKGFLGMAAHDLCNPLTSIHGMSELLLSANLKQETRQEFLTSIKRVSEHGQSLVWTWLLLEKCIHIFSAGGFGHFWSDGSPLTLLIDSSSLSGQSHLKISMFNFRWLQYTQSVVLIYNRLILSACQFQVQLPCRACPLRLTCSARFQA from the coding sequence ATGAATGGGACGAAAAAGGTGCCTGACCTGCCACGCAGCACAATTCTTGTCGTTGATGATGAAAGGTTCAATCTTGACCTGTTGCGGGACATACTCAGCCCGACCTGCGACATCATGGTGGCCACGAGCGGCGAGCAGGCCATCCGCCGGGCGGCATCTTCTCCCCCTCCAGACCTGGTTCTTCTGGATATTCAAATGCCCGGCATGGATGGCTATCGGGTATTGGAATTGTTGAAGGCAGACAGGGCCACAGCGGATATTCCTGTCCTGTTTGTGACCAGCATGAGCGAGGCAAGCGACGAGACCAGGGGCCTGGCCCTGGGTGCCGTGGACTATATTACCAAACCATTGGTGCCATCGGTGGTTCTGGCCAGGATCCAGACCCAGCTCCGGTTGAGACAGAGCGTCGAACAGGAACGAATCCTCAACCAGAAACTGGCAGGATTGAATGAGGAGTTGTCCGCCAGCAATCAGCAATTGCTTGAATTGAATCGGGGCATGAAAGGTTTTCTGGGCATGGCCGCCCATGACCTTTGCAATCCCCTGACCTCCATTCATGGCATGAGCGAACTTCTTCTCTCTGCCAATCTGAAACAGGAGACCCGGCAGGAGTTTTTGACCAGCATCAAGCGGGTCAGCGAGCATGGCCAATCTTTGGTATGGACTTGGTTGTTGCTGGAAAAATGCATCCACATCTTTTCCGCCGGTGGTTTTGGCCATTTCTGGTCGGATGGATCCCCCCTGACCCTTCTGATTGACTCGTCAAGCCTGTCAGGGCAATCGCACTTGAAAATCAGCATGTTTAATTTTAGATGGTTACAATACACACAATCAGTGGTGTTGATTTACAACAGGTTGATTTTGAGTGCATGCCAGTTTCAAGTGCAATTGCCCTGTCGAGCCTGTCCCTTGCGATTGACTTGTTCAGCCCGATTTCAGGCATAA
- a CDS encoding response regulator → MLKKILLVDDEPNNLQVLRQILKEYYQLIFAPNGEKALEAANRHVPDLILLDIMMPGMNGYETCEKLRATPATKNIPVIFVTAMSEVEDEARGFDVGAVDYIQKPISGPIVLRRVRTHLSLVRAQELEDSQKEAIFMLGEAGHYNDTDTGLHIWRMAAYARALARAAKWPEFMAERLELAAPMHDTGKIGTPDAILKAPRKLTPEEWQIMKQHAEIGYGILSKCDTPIFVMAAEIARYHHEKWDGSGYPAGLVGEAIPESARIVALADVFDALTMRRPYKEPWSIDASMAEIRKNSGTHFEPRLADLFEKILLEIVQIKNEWDEKGA, encoded by the coding sequence ATGCTCAAAAAAATATTGCTCGTCGATGATGAACCAAATAATCTTCAGGTGTTGCGACAAATTCTGAAAGAATACTATCAATTGATTTTTGCGCCCAATGGCGAAAAAGCACTGGAAGCTGCCAACAGACATGTGCCCGACCTGATTCTGCTCGACATCATGATGCCCGGGATGAACGGCTACGAAACCTGTGAAAAACTCAGGGCTACGCCCGCCACGAAAAACATTCCGGTGATCTTTGTCACCGCCATGAGCGAAGTGGAAGACGAGGCACGTGGATTTGATGTCGGGGCGGTGGATTATATTCAAAAACCGATTTCGGGACCCATTGTTCTGCGCCGGGTACGGACCCACCTTTCCCTGGTACGGGCACAGGAGCTTGAGGACAGCCAGAAAGAGGCCATTTTCATGCTCGGTGAGGCCGGTCACTATAACGATACCGACACAGGTCTCCATATATGGCGCATGGCTGCCTATGCCAGGGCCCTGGCCAGGGCGGCCAAGTGGCCGGAATTCATGGCAGAACGGTTGGAATTGGCTGCTCCCATGCACGATACCGGCAAGATTGGTACCCCGGATGCCATCCTGAAGGCACCTCGTAAATTGACCCCGGAAGAGTGGCAAATCATGAAGCAACATGCGGAGATTGGTTATGGCATCCTGAGCAAGTGCGATACCCCCATTTTTGTCATGGCGGCTGAAATCGCCCGCTACCACCACGAAAAATGGGATGGCAGCGGTTACCCGGCAGGTCTTGTCGGTGAGGCCATTCCCGAATCTGCCCGCATCGTTGCCCTGGCGGATGTCTTTGACGCCTTGACCATGCGCCGTCCCTACAAGGAACCATGGAGCATTGACGCTTCCATGGCCGAAATCCGCAAAAATTCGGGAACCCATTTTGAGCCGCGCCTGGCGGATCTTTTTGAAAAAATTCTTCTGGAGATCGTGCAGATCAAGAATGAATGGGACGAAAAAGGTGCCTGA